A region of Myxococcus stipitatus DSM 14675 DNA encodes the following proteins:
- a CDS encoding TadE/TadG family type IV pilus assembly protein, giving the protein MATRDVVKQRGRTRGHPRGAATTEFAILAPVMILLVLGAQYFWEVQHVRLKAAELARYVAFERTVRSDVNRIATEAQERYQDLDGATRTGRLPSGLGYKNRLTLTVSAQDTDAPLQTESLSERGSSGGVQAVLGKVLGALGSTAGLVAKAMGLDPKKGAVQAQVEVHIENGIIPSQLAFLASGLDDDRLDLRLRESFFLVHDTWRTWGPGDAPGNTYPRVQELTHARVKKIAYAGLVSEGGVLDAVGAVLSVLGLDFPLKSDYLRDSVLIRKVTDPGEYKAVWEERDRNRRRNDTRTVPGDRLLAAYWKNDKRACYDSCEPDVIKEKRGLRASSEKGHFNWPMRAYNCRGDFFQGATQSKLPESEYALSKNKGEDYFTYGDFACSEGRGLDHGQDK; this is encoded by the coding sequence ATGGCGACTCGAGACGTCGTGAAGCAGCGAGGCCGCACGCGCGGGCACCCGCGAGGAGCGGCGACCACGGAGTTCGCCATCCTGGCGCCCGTCATGATTCTGCTCGTCCTGGGGGCCCAGTACTTCTGGGAGGTGCAGCACGTGCGCCTCAAGGCCGCGGAGCTCGCGCGCTACGTCGCCTTCGAGCGCACCGTGCGGTCGGATGTGAACCGCATCGCCACCGAGGCCCAGGAGCGCTATCAGGACCTGGACGGCGCCACCAGGACGGGGCGCCTGCCGTCGGGGCTGGGCTACAAGAACCGCCTCACCCTCACGGTGAGCGCCCAGGACACCGACGCCCCGCTCCAGACCGAGTCCCTCTCGGAGCGTGGCAGCAGCGGTGGCGTGCAGGCGGTGCTGGGCAAGGTGCTGGGCGCGCTGGGCTCCACCGCGGGCCTGGTGGCGAAGGCCATGGGCCTGGACCCGAAGAAGGGCGCGGTCCAGGCGCAGGTGGAGGTCCACATCGAGAACGGCATCATCCCCTCGCAGCTCGCCTTCCTCGCCAGCGGCCTCGACGATGACCGCCTCGACCTGCGCCTTCGCGAGTCCTTCTTCCTGGTCCACGACACGTGGCGGACCTGGGGCCCCGGAGATGCGCCCGGCAACACGTATCCACGCGTCCAGGAACTCACCCATGCGCGCGTGAAGAAGATTGCCTATGCGGGCCTGGTCTCGGAGGGCGGCGTGCTGGACGCGGTGGGCGCCGTGCTCTCCGTGCTCGGCTTGGACTTCCCCCTGAAGTCCGACTACCTGCGCGACTCGGTCCTCATCCGGAAGGTGACCGACCCAGGCGAGTACAAGGCCGTGTGGGAGGAGCGCGACCGCAACCGCAGACGCAACGACACCCGCACCGTCCCGGGAGACAGGCTGCTCGCCGCCTATTGGAAGAACGACAAGCGCGCCTGCTACGACAGCTGCGAGCCGGACGTCATCAAGGAGAAGCGCGGGCTCAGGGCCTCGTCGGAGAAGGGGCACTTCAACTGGCCCATGCGCGCCTACAACTGCCGAGGCGACTTCTTCCAAGGCGCGACGCAATCCAAGCTGCCGGAGTCCGAGTACGCCCTCTCCAAGAACAAGGGCGAGGACTACTTCACCTATGGCGACTTCGCGTGCTCGGAGGGCCGGGGGCTGGACCACGGCCAGGACAAGTGA
- a CDS encoding TadE/TadG family type IV pilus assembly protein — protein MFSLLRRLRRDERGQALVIGAVAMLVLAVTVMASVSIGHGVYEKIKLQDAADAQAYSLAVKEARAYNFLAYTNRAMVVHYSAMLTFMSYVSHALYLDMTIGKIASVAQYIPGIGAVFAAVRQVIKAWKAAVEGVARVLIPLLSLLNLALWLAQEAMMLGTLKDLMLTASADTLRGTDPRAKPGASMSKGAPLDVLRGKPSLNAANMKNFLHVIDDGPSSRAESFDLLDPTGLTKRAHLLNKNKNKLSDPDMAKYRLLMGNLVNGARREWTAVGKNLLLIGRKWSLGITVPYLPGIKINKVADSQVKSFDEDFEDNRRDQLYASDDIRIQFTLSYNPLFPNKGWKDILNVNFRAAADNQGGFHQTYGNRKTNDHHQWMGLTPFFTADTSFVDPWHNHFSYPCNVTVLSKDMIPQGAGSPKQPFHLENLRGGDGFMTDSRSGKLDDASTNVRGGFLDITWALAGGNGKRAENFREQTGGMMALSVGRAIYHRPGDWQEEPNFFNPLWTARLAPAKTHWEEQALRNVIPGLHTAQSDFADALNY, from the coding sequence CAGGACGCCGCCGACGCGCAGGCGTACTCCCTCGCCGTGAAGGAGGCCCGGGCCTACAACTTCCTGGCCTACACCAACCGCGCGATGGTCGTTCATTACTCGGCCATGCTCACCTTCATGTCGTACGTGAGCCATGCCCTGTACCTGGACATGACCATCGGGAAGATTGCGTCCGTCGCGCAGTACATCCCTGGCATCGGCGCCGTCTTCGCGGCCGTCAGACAGGTCATCAAAGCCTGGAAGGCCGCCGTGGAGGGGGTGGCCAGGGTCCTCATCCCCCTCCTCTCGCTCCTCAACCTGGCGCTCTGGCTCGCACAAGAAGCCATGATGCTGGGGACGCTGAAGGACCTGATGCTGACGGCCAGCGCGGACACGCTCCGGGGCACGGACCCTCGCGCGAAACCCGGGGCCTCCATGAGCAAGGGGGCGCCGCTCGATGTGTTGCGCGGCAAGCCCAGCCTCAACGCCGCCAACATGAAGAACTTCCTGCACGTCATCGACGATGGCCCCTCGAGCCGCGCCGAGAGCTTCGACCTGCTGGACCCGACGGGCCTCACCAAGCGCGCCCATCTGCTGAACAAGAACAAGAACAAGCTGTCCGACCCCGACATGGCCAAGTACCGGCTGCTGATGGGCAACCTGGTCAACGGCGCGCGGCGCGAGTGGACCGCCGTCGGCAAGAACCTCCTCCTCATCGGCCGCAAGTGGTCGCTGGGAATCACCGTCCCGTACCTGCCTGGAATCAAGATCAACAAGGTGGCGGACAGCCAGGTCAAGAGCTTCGACGAGGACTTCGAGGACAACCGCCGGGACCAGCTCTACGCCTCCGACGACATCCGCATCCAGTTCACGCTCTCGTACAACCCCCTGTTTCCGAACAAGGGCTGGAAGGACATCCTCAACGTCAACTTCCGCGCCGCCGCGGACAACCAGGGGGGCTTCCACCAGACCTACGGCAACCGCAAGACGAACGACCACCATCAGTGGATGGGCCTCACGCCCTTCTTCACGGCGGACACGAGCTTCGTCGACCCGTGGCACAACCACTTCAGCTACCCGTGCAACGTCACCGTGTTGTCCAAGGACATGATTCCCCAGGGGGCGGGAAGCCCGAAGCAGCCCTTCCACCTGGAGAACCTGCGGGGCGGCGACGGCTTCATGACCGACTCCCGCTCCGGCAAGCTCGATGACGCGAGCACGAACGTCCGAGGCGGGTTCCTGGACATCACCTGGGCGCTGGCGGGCGGCAACGGCAAGCGGGCCGAGAACTTCCGCGAACAGACCGGCGGCATGATGGCCCTCTCGGTGGGCCGCGCCATCTACCACCGCCCCGGCGACTGGCAGGAGGAGCCCAACTTCTTCAACCCGCTGTGGACCGCCCGCCTCGCCCCCGCGAAGACCCACTGGGAGGAGCAGGCGCTGCGCAACGTGATTCCCGGGCTGCACACCGCGCAGTCGGACTTCGCCGACGCCCTCAACTACTGA